One Syntrophorhabdaceae bacterium genomic region harbors:
- a CDS encoding transposase, with amino-acid sequence MPRKSRLDAAGILHHIMVRGIEKRSLFKNNTDRRDFFERCEKLFTESNTRCYAWAFLSNHVHLLLRTGNIPLSKVMACLLSGYATGFNRRYKRSGHLFQNRYKSIICQEENYFKELVVYIHLNPFRAGLVTDITGLNLYRWSGHPVLIGKGNCPWQDADYTLASFGGAAAYLEFLEKRFDQGRREDLTGGGLVRSSGGWLEMKKAPMKGDERVLGDSSFVLRLLADAQERLERHYALKQSGVDIDDVEKRVTTLFNLSPGDLYGSGRPRRIAQARALICYWAVHMLGLSQKALADRFSVTEAAITYAVRRGQTIAEENGYRLMENDPV; translated from the coding sequence ATGCCCCGCAAATCACGTCTCGATGCTGCAGGTATTCTCCATCATATTATGGTGCGGGGAATAGAAAAGCGGTCCCTTTTCAAGAACAATACCGACAGACGTGACTTCTTTGAAAGGTGCGAGAAGCTTTTCACCGAAAGTAACACCCGCTGTTATGCATGGGCGTTTCTTTCAAACCACGTTCACCTGCTCCTTCGTACGGGTAACATCCCCCTATCGAAGGTAATGGCCTGTCTTCTGTCCGGATATGCCACGGGATTCAACCGACGCTATAAACGCTCCGGACATCTCTTCCAGAACCGTTATAAATCGATCATTTGTCAGGAAGAGAATTATTTTAAAGAGCTTGTGGTATACATACACCTCAATCCCTTCCGCGCCGGATTGGTGACCGATATTACCGGTCTGAACCTCTATCGCTGGTCAGGACATCCCGTCCTCATCGGGAAGGGAAATTGTCCGTGGCAGGATGCGGATTATACGCTCGCCTCCTTCGGCGGTGCCGCTGCATACCTTGAGTTCCTCGAAAAAAGATTCGATCAGGGCCGCAGGGAGGATCTCACCGGAGGAGGCCTGGTAAGGAGCTCCGGCGGGTGGCTTGAAATGAAGAAGGCTCCGATGAAGGGGGACGAGAGGGTCCTTGGGGATTCGTCGTTTGTATTACGCCTTCTGGCCGATGCGCAGGAAAGGCTCGAGCGCCATTACGCCTTGAAACAATCCGGCGTAGATATCGATGACGTGGAGAAGCGAGTGACCACTCTCTTCAACCTCAGCCCCGGCGATCTTTACGGATCAGGCAGACCCAGGAGGATCGCCCAGGCGAGAGCGTTGATCTGCTATTGGGCGGTGCATATGCTGGGACTGTCACAGAAAGCTCTAGCAGATCGTTTTTCTGTGACGGAAGCAGCAATTACCTATGCAGTAAGGAGAGGCCAAACAATCGCTGAGGAGAATGGCTACCGGTTGATGGAGAATGATCCTGTTTAA